The Raphanus sativus cultivar WK10039 unplaced genomic scaffold, ASM80110v3 Scaffold4990, whole genome shotgun sequence region ATTTCTacagccactaatatatgagttgcaacagcTATGGGGTCAAGGTGCTGAAACGTACGATGTTTCATGTAAAGAAAACTTccaaatgcgggcagtacttatgtggacaataagtgatttcccagcatatggtatgttatctggatggacaacacatggaaggctatcatgtccatattgtcaagataacactgatgctttccaactaaaacatggaaggaaaacgtgttggtttgactgtcacaggagattcctaccaccAGATCATCCATATCGCAGGAGTAGGAATTtatttacgaagaacaagagggtGTTTGATGATCCAACACCGGAAATCAGTGGGAGAGAAATGTtgacacaactaagagattttggtgcagaaaggacCCCAGACGTGGGTGGACATGTGCATTAtccggtagatgctgttggagatctacataactggcacaaaaagagtattttctgggatctgccatactggAAGGATCATCTGCTgaggcataatttagatgtcatgcatattgagaagaactttttcgaCAACCTGatgaacacgatccttaacgttcaaggtaaaaccaaggataatttgaagtcaagactggatttagtcgatatatgtgctcgtgaagaacttcatgttgatgagaatggcagggctccttttcccatataccgacttgatgcagCGGCCAAAGAtgcgttctttgattggatttcaaAGGATGTGGAATTTCCAGACGGTTATGCATCTAATTTGGGTAACTGTGTCGACAGAAGGGAAGGAAAGTTTACCGGCTTAAAGAGTCACGATTGCCATGTAATGATGCAGCGCCTCCTTCCGTTCGCcttcaaggaactattaccaAAGAATGTTTATGAAGCAGTTGCCgggataagtgctttcttcCGAGATTTATGCACGAGATCAGTTACTCCTGAATGTATTGAAAACTtgaagactaacatagccgtgattaagtgcaaccttgagaagatatttcctccttcattttttgatgttatggagcatcttgttattcacctgccaagagaattggaacttggtggtcctgttcagtatagatggatgtatctgtatgagCGGTATATGTTTCATCTAaagaaaatggtgaaaaatTTAAGTAGGGTAGAAGGTTCTATAGTGGCACAGTTTATCAGAGCAGAAACTTCAAACTTTGCGGAGCACTACTTTCCAGGAGAAGTGCAGACGAAAAGCAGAAAACCCGCTCGgcatgatgatagaggcgaaAGGGCAACATATTATGTTACGGTTCCAGACATCTTcacagatgttggacgactCAGCGGAAAACCAAAGAACCGTCAACTTACTGAAGAGGAGCACAGTCAATTGCAAAtatatttgctcaccaactgcgaagatgTTTTTCAATACGAGAggtacaaaatttaaatattatttttaatatttattttagcaagttcaaatttttatattatcataataTGTAC contains the following coding sequences:
- the LOC130507627 gene encoding uncharacterized protein LOC130507627 codes for the protein MRAVLMWTISDFPAYGMLSGWTTHGRLSCPYCQDNTDAFQLKHGRKTCWFDCHRRFLPPDHPYRRSRNLFTKNKRVFDDPTPEISGREMLTQLRDFGAERTPDVGGHVHYPVDAVGDLHNWHKKSIFWDLPYWKDHLLRHNLDVMHIEKNFFDNLMNTILNVQGKTKDNLKSRLDLVDICAREELHVDENGRAPFPIYRLDAAAKDAFFDWISKDVEFPDGYASNLGNCVDRREGKFTGLKSHDCHVMMQRLLPFAFKELLPKNVYEAVAGISAFFRDLCTRSVTPECIENLKTNIAVIKCNLEKIFPPSFFDVMEHLVIHLPRELELGGPVQYRWMYLYERYMFHLKKMVKNLSRVEGSIVAQFIRAETSNFAEHYFPGEVQTKSRKPARHDDRGERATYYVTVPDIFTDVGRLSGKPKNRQLTEEEHSQLQIYLLTNCEDVFQYERIFMAEKRFEYRHATEEELEALKMREFAGWMRTYVSDGMARGETINDWLREMIWGPKYVVKSYPRFASRGYAFTTSKRRRSSKTYNAGVCSAAGDDVYYGNIREILEIVYPGMVGLRCTVFYCDWYDNTPDRGVRTDAFGVTSVHSRRKLPYYDPFILASQADQVCYIKYPRVTNRDDPWVTVTALNPRSRVQGSSELEDPLQPNTSGNLSAAGDVAAVDLVIDFTDFGDEAVVHVEDEPEIGEFHQDPDSDSSGGDDGDSGSEDEPEIGE